A part of Vulpes vulpes isolate BD-2025 chromosome 15, VulVul3, whole genome shotgun sequence genomic DNA contains:
- the LOC112911510 gene encoding uncharacterized protein isoform X3: MDGPAAARGGQHLVSWGAAPQDQNTEKGLGQNQRRNGPCPQKSQTWSCIESVFLGWRQPPFRLGIPRRGPRPAGGTFHWPTRAPSTSQLVSPPQLASTSQSPKTSVASGALHRERGGEIAVKAAVALTEASLPSVSQQHERTTRKARAVPRPQDEEGAALPSPTLSCTHSPASDASGGL; this comes from the exons ATGGACGGACCAGCTGCAGCACGCGGGGGGCAGCACCTTGTGAGCTGGGGCGCTGCCCCCCAAGACCAG AACACTGAGAAAGGATTGGGACAGAATCAGAGAAGGAATGGACCTTGCCCCCAGAAATCTCAGACTTGGAGTTGTATAGA GAGCGTATTCCTGGGGTGGAGACAACCTCCATTCCGATTGGGCATCCCGAGACGTGGTCCACGTCCTGCCGGGGGGACCTTTCACTGGCCCACTCGGGCTCCCTCCACTTCACAGCTTGTTTCTCCTCCACAACTCGCCAGCACGAG CCAGAGCCCAAAGACGTCTGTGGCGTCCGGCGCCCTCCACCGTGAACGCGGCGGGGAAATTGCAGTGAAGGCCGCGGTGGCCCTTACGGAGGCCTCACTCCCGTCGGTGTCACAGCAACATGAGCGT ACAACCCGTAAAGCCCGCGCTGTTCCCAGGCCACAG GACGAGGAGGGGGCCGCGCTCCCGTCACCCACACTCAGCTGCACCCACAGCCCAGCCAGCGACGCATCTGGAGGCCTGTGA
- the LOC112911510 gene encoding uncharacterized protein isoform X2 encodes MHSPLCTRLYSLTGAYSWGGDNLHSDWASRDVVHVLPGGPFTGPLGLPPLHSLFLLHNSPARGAATSTCDPPGGGSRRVGGWASWAGVRSDCEPHNHGSHTDVSSICPPLSQSPKTSVASGALHRERGGEIAVKAAVALTEASLPSVSQQHERTTRKARAVPRPQDEEGAALPSPTLSCTHSPASDASGGL; translated from the exons ATGCACTCACCGTTGTGCACGCGGCTTTATTCTTTGACAGGAGCGTATTCCTGGGGTGGAGACAACCTCCATTCCGATTGGGCATCCCGAGACGTGGTCCACGTCCTGCCGGGGGGACCTTTCACTGGCCCACTCGGGCTCCCTCCACTTCACAGCTTGTTTCTCCTCCACAACTCGCCAGCACGAGGTGCTGCCACGTCCACATGTGACCCTCCGGGTGGTGGCAGTAGGCGAGTTGGCGGGTGGGCGTCGTGGGCAGGGGTCAGGAGTGACTGCGAACCACACAACCACGGAAGCCACACAGATGTGTCCTCGATCTGCCCTCCCCTCAGCCAGAGCCCAAAGACGTCTGTGGCGTCCGGCGCCCTCCACCGTGAACGCGGCGGGGAAATTGCAGTGAAGGCCGCGGTGGCCCTTACGGAGGCCTCACTCCCGTCGGTGTCACAGCAACATGAGCGT ACAACCCGTAAAGCCCGCGCTGTTCCCAGGCCACAG GACGAGGAGGGGGCCGCGCTCCCGTCACCCACACTCAGCTGCACCCACAGCCCAGCCAGCGACGCATCTGGAGGCCTGTGA
- the LOC112911510 gene encoding uncharacterized protein isoform X1, with product MHSPLCTRLYSLTGAYSWGGDNLHSDWASRDVVHVLPGGPFTGPLGLPPLHSLFLLHNSPARGAATSTCDPPGGGSRRVGGWASWAGVRSDCEPHNHGSHTDVSSICPPLSQSPKTSVASGALHRERGGEIAVKAAVALTEASLPSVSQQHERTTRKARAVPRPQVRDGGPGRRAPGRGHTASPSHGPPWSFPQDEEGAALPSPTLSCTHSPASDASGGL from the exons ATGCACTCACCGTTGTGCACGCGGCTTTATTCTTTGACAGGAGCGTATTCCTGGGGTGGAGACAACCTCCATTCCGATTGGGCATCCCGAGACGTGGTCCACGTCCTGCCGGGGGGACCTTTCACTGGCCCACTCGGGCTCCCTCCACTTCACAGCTTGTTTCTCCTCCACAACTCGCCAGCACGAGGTGCTGCCACGTCCACATGTGACCCTCCGGGTGGTGGCAGTAGGCGAGTTGGCGGGTGGGCGTCGTGGGCAGGGGTCAGGAGTGACTGCGAACCACACAACCACGGAAGCCACACAGATGTGTCCTCGATCTGCCCTCCCCTCAGCCAGAGCCCAAAGACGTCTGTGGCGTCCGGCGCCCTCCACCGTGAACGCGGCGGGGAAATTGCAGTGAAGGCCGCGGTGGCCCTTACGGAGGCCTCACTCCCGTCGGTGTCACAGCAACATGAGCGT ACAACCCGTAAAGCCCGCGCTGTTCCCAGGCCACAGGTGAGAGACGGGGGCCCAGGAAGAAGGGCTCCCGGCCGGGGTCACACGGCCTCGCCCTCTCACGGACCCCCGTGGTCCTTCCCACAGGACGAGGAGGGGGCCGCGCTCCCGTCACCCACACTCAGCTGCACCCACAGCCCAGCCAGCGACGCATCTGGAGGCCTGTGA